The following proteins are co-located in the Manihot esculenta cultivar AM560-2 chromosome 9, M.esculenta_v8, whole genome shotgun sequence genome:
- the LOC122724623 gene encoding uncharacterized protein LOC122724623 codes for MEDQWATLVNSWFTEKSQKLSEINKANAKKKKNAHTCGRKSFARKKFEMIDENGQVPDRLTLYEETHKRKDGTYIDDEVRQLIEKARALISERSQDASIDSSELNEQVFQEVMGEEHNGRVRGVGLGPTPTSYYGRKRARNESSDFVQSKKIEFLEKQLEEVTKNYDTVTTTLNGLKAWISKTFPGALEEINEEAINQDHCSPNNISSHSGHNPGDDI; via the exons ATGGAAGATCAATGGGCAACCCTTGTAAATTCATGGTTCACTGAGAAGAGTCAG aaGTTAAGTGAGATTAACAAAGCAAAtgcaaagaagaagaaaaatgcaCATACTTGTGGAAGAAAAAGCTTTGCAAGGAAAAAATTTGAAATG ATTGATGAAAATGGACAAGTGCCTGATAGATTGACTCTTTATGAAGAAACTCACAAGAGAAAGGATGGAACTTATATTGATGATGAAGTTAGACAACTGATT gaaAAAGCCCGTGCTCTAATAAGTGAAAGAAGTCAAGATGCTTCAATTGATTCATCTGAATTGAATGAACAAGTTTTTCAAGAAGTTATGGGAGAAGAACACAATGGTAGGGTGAGAGGTGTTGGACTTGGTCCTACTCCAACTAGTTATTATGGTAGAAAGAGAGCAAGAAATGAATCTTCGGATTTTGTCCAAtccaaaaaaattgaatttcttGAGAAGCAATTGGAAGAAGTGACTAAAAATTATGACACAGTAACAACAACTTTAAATGGTTTGAAAGCATGGATTTCCAAGACATTTCCTGGTGCTCTAGAG GAAATTAATGAGGAAGCAATTAATCAAGATCATTGTTCTCCAAACAATATTTCATCACACTCAGGTCATAACCCAGGAGATGATATCTAG